A region from the bacterium genome encodes:
- a CDS encoding HRDC domain-containing protein — protein MANDYTMIDTPGDLGKLIEYLSDTPCVAVDTEFVWERTFYARLGMIQLGTPDGTCFLIDTVAISDLTPLGKVFTNPGIVKILHDAPQDLMILRRATGGIPQNIFDTRLAAGFAGLSSEISLQNLLANLLDVQLPKGHTRADWMARPLSGEQLEYAADDVRYLPRAATLMREKARETGVESWLNEELQLLNDPILTEERSPAETYRRIRGSGRLGIRSLAVLRELATWREQEAKSADLPRQHVAEDSELLSLACIMPTQIADFEKCRDFKRRTEARYGEPLLAAVQQGLAIPESECPLVSEPPDERKIGKERIAVLVENIRISAEAKRVDARLVSTKNDVLMLLHEGTLALPMNHRLLRGWRAELLGDSLTTLRGI, from the coding sequence ATGGCTAATGACTACACAATGATTGATACTCCGGGCGATCTCGGGAAACTTATTGAATACCTATCCGACACCCCCTGCGTGGCTGTTGATACTGAGTTTGTATGGGAACGGACGTTCTACGCTCGACTGGGAATGATCCAACTCGGGACACCTGATGGCACTTGTTTTCTAATTGATACTGTTGCCATATCTGACCTTACCCCTCTGGGAAAAGTATTTACAAACCCGGGTATTGTAAAAATTCTGCATGATGCCCCCCAGGATCTCATGATTCTTCGCCGCGCGACAGGCGGCATCCCGCAAAACATCTTTGACACCCGACTGGCGGCTGGGTTCGCAGGACTAAGCAGTGAGATCTCACTTCAAAATTTACTGGCCAATCTCCTGGATGTCCAATTACCCAAAGGACATACCCGCGCCGACTGGATGGCGCGCCCCTTATCTGGCGAACAATTGGAATATGCCGCAGATGACGTTCGGTACCTACCGCGGGCCGCAACCCTCATGCGGGAAAAAGCCCGGGAGACAGGCGTTGAGTCGTGGCTGAATGAAGAGCTTCAGCTGCTCAATGACCCCATCCTTACAGAAGAGCGGAGTCCGGCGGAAACCTATCGCCGGATTCGCGGATCCGGACGATTAGGCATCCGCAGTCTGGCCGTGTTACGCGAGCTCGCCACTTGGCGGGAGCAGGAAGCCAAATCCGCAGATCTTCCACGTCAGCATGTGGCGGAAGATTCAGAACTGTTATCCCTGGCTTGTATCATGCCGACTCAAATCGCTGACTTCGAGAAATGCCGTGATTTCAAACGCCGGACCGAGGCGCGTTACGGCGAACCCTTACTGGCAGCAGTTCAGCAGGGATTGGCAATACCTGAATCGGAATGCCCTCTTGTATCGGAACCTCCTGATGAGCGAAAAATCGGCAAAGAAAGAATCGCCGTATTGGTGGAGAATATTCGAATATCCGCCGAGGCCAAGCGAGTGGATGCCCGTCTGGTAAGCACCAAGAATGATGTTCTGATGCTGCTGCACGAAGGAACCCTTGCCTTGCCAATGAATCATCGTCTTCTGCGTGGTTGGCGGGCGGAATTGCTTGGCGATAGTCTGACGACGCTCCGGGGAATATAG
- a CDS encoding helix-turn-helix transcriptional regulator, with the protein MMDQILQPETRAALRNWLRTNRAAKNLPMRTIASRLGVSHSWVAKTENGERRLEIVDFVNLCFALGVDPYKGLALIITNLSSHSENKYSALKAADAPVKYRVKRKK; encoded by the coding sequence ATGATGGATCAGATACTCCAACCCGAAACAAGGGCTGCGCTGCGAAATTGGCTACGCACTAATCGCGCTGCCAAAAACCTCCCTATGCGCACCATTGCCTCCCGTCTCGGAGTGTCTCACTCCTGGGTCGCCAAAACCGAAAATGGTGAACGACGGCTGGAAATTGTCGACTTCGTGAATCTTTGTTTCGCGCTGGGTGTGGATCCATACAAGGGACTCGCCTTGATTATCACCAACTTGTCATCGCATAGCGAAAATAAGTACAGCGCCTTAAAGGCTGCCGACGCTCCAGTCAAATACCGGGTCAAGCGGAAGAAGTAA